ACTTACTTCGATCTGGCAGCCAATGCACCGAGATCGGCAATGCACTTGTTCAGGTTCTCCTTCTCCTGGTCGGGCGTGATCGACTTCACCACATTgctcacgatccaatcaaccATATGCTTCTGCGAGATACGACGGTCGACGTTTTGGCGCTCGACCTGATAATCCAGGCGCTTCTTCACCTCGCGGTACGCGTTCATGGCACGTTCGCGATAGGCAGCTTCCAGCTGAAGTGCCACGTTCTCCTTCTTGGCCTGCATCAGCATCGTCTGGCCTTCAGCACGCCACTGTTCCTTCTTCTCGTCCTCGATGGCCTGTGTCAGCTGCTGGATGTTGTTTTCCCGGCTTTCCTTCCACTCGTCTTCGATTTTCTGTCCAAATCATTCCAATCAAATCAGCATATTAACTTatagcgggggggggggggcatggCTCCAGGCAAAACATTATCACACTTACGTCGACTTCCTTGTCCAGGTATGCGGCCAGCGAAGGTCCGAACTTCTTGACGGCGAACACGACCATGACGGCCAGCGACAAACCATTGTAGTATTCGTGTTCCATGACGTAGATCTCCTTCGAGCACAGATAGGTCATTAGACCGGCACCAAATACGTACGGACCGGTAACACCAGTCTTGTTGTAGAAGAAGGTAAACCATTCCTCGGGCAGGAAACCGAGGCGAACCTTTCCGCCATGCTCCGCCCGCTTCGGACGATCAGCCTGAGTGGCAGCTCCGCGAGCCAAGACTAGTGCTGCTGGCTTCTTGGCAGCTGAAATGTAGCATaaacacaccaaacaaacaaatcaactgGATGCTGCACCCTGCCCATTCCGCGGCGAAAGCATTTGCACCAAATTCTAATCAGACCCGTCTGCCGCTGTTGCACAATCGTTCCACCTGAACCGGGAGCAGATTCCCTATTTTGCGATCGAGACCGCAAATTTGACACAAGCTGATTACATAAACCCGCTGGTTTGGGCAGGCTCCTCAGTGCACGATTACTTCTTCCATAGGATATCGACGTTGCATATGATATACGGATGAGTACTATTACCATGCTTACCTGACAAAAGCACCGCTCTGGACAGCATTTTCGTTTGCTTCGGCTGGAAATTTTCGTTTGCTGAAACGGAGGACCTGCTTTCTGCACTTCAAGTCGCACCGAGGAAAAGATGTCGGTCGTCTACAAGAATTTTGACGTTTAGCTTTtttgagctgtcaaatggtaCTTCAAAGAGCTTATCGTTTCGCGCTAGGCGGCTTCACACAGCCATCGTGAATTAAAGAAAAGGCATTGTATTATCTTTCCTTAGTAATATTGTGGATGTACCATCACTAAAATGATTCAAGACGCATAACAAAGTATTGTGCACATTCTCTTTGGCCATAAACCAATGCCCTTTTGCCGATAAACGTATAGCGCTCTGTTGCTTTCCAACGCTGCACCATAAACCTGGCGAGTTCCATCAACTTTGACTTTGACAAACGGAGGCGAAAATCATAACCAAAACAGATTTTCCCACATCAAAAGATAGAACTCTACATCTTGCGAATAGGTGTGCTTGCAAGCGAAACACAATAATGAATTACCTCAGCAAGAGCAATGCTGCGGCAAGAAGTATATGGTTTTTGAAATCATTATGTACAGGTGAGAACACATTCACACCAAACAACGCAAACGAACGCCTAGCAACGATACATGTTTTTCTCTTCTTGCAGAGGGTTCGCCGGCAACTGCAAAGAGGTGTTATTCAACCAAGCTGGCTCCAGCATCAACATCTGCACCGAAAGCATCCTCCGCCAGTGGCAATGCCCCGACCGAACGCAAATCTATAATCCCACCCAACTATAGATATGTGTATCAGGAGTTTCTGCCGGATCCAAAAGTCGAATGGCGTAACTCGGTGCGCGAGAAACTCGAGCGCAAGGATATGTTGGACAGACGCGCCAACATCGACATTCCGGAGTTTTACGTAGGATCCGTGGTTGCCGTCACTTCGTCAGACCCGCATGCGGAAAACAAAACGGCGCGTTTCGTAGGTATCTGCATTCTGAGGGAGAAATGTGGTTTACGGGCGAGGTTCATTTTGCGCAACGTAATCGATCATCAGGGTATAGAGATTAGTTATGATCTGTACGATCCTACGTTGCAAAAGATCGAGGTGCTGCGGCTAGAGAAGCGATTGGATGACAATTTGCTCTATTTGCGCGATGCACTGGACGAATACAGCACGTTTGACGTAAACATGGAAGCGGAAATCTTGCCCGAAGGGTCTCCGGTGCCCGTAAATGACGTGAAAGTGGTGCTCAAACCAAGGCCATGGTATGCTCGCTGGGAAAGACACAACCTGCAGGGGGTGGCCAACCTGGAAGAGCACACAAATGAACGAAGACGGCGAAAGGCGGAAGCAGTTGCAACGCCGTGGGAGAAGTACGACCTCATGAAAGAGTATCGTCGCACTATACCGGAAGAGGAACAGAAAGAGATTTTCACCGAAATCTATTCGCAGCTCCATTCGCTAGAGCTAGCAAGGAAAAAGATGAAACGGAAGCGCACGTTTGTGAAACCTACCAAGCTTGCATAACTTCTCGTTCATTTAGCTTGCATGTGCGTGCACCGGCAGTGGAAACATGTAGAGTATAGCCATAGAGAATAAAACACAACGGATGATTGATTACGAAATGAATATTGTTCTTATTGTATCATACCTTAGCCTTTGCATGTTCGTAAGTGTTTGTAATTATGTGGCATCTAATGTTTCCTACGATTCCTAAGTAAAATCAACACCCTCGAAAGCACTTGATGCTCTACACCTTCATCCAGAATTTCAAGCGGCTTGGCTGTTTTGCGTTTCGATTGTACACTTATGTACAAACAGTCGACCGTTATATGTTCTAACTGTAATAGAGTCTCTGTTAAAAACCTAGATGGACTTCACAATTGCTTACACACAAGGAAAAACTCAAGAAAAATAGACGTGTTCAACAAACTCTTCGCTATTACGTATCTAATATGTGCTGACCAATCTTATCTGGTGCAAGAAGGCCacagcacacaacaaaacGATGACCCTACATTACTGAAATGACAAACTTCGTGTGAGCTGTGCTTGCCGTTTACCGTGAATAGCACCCGTGCTTGGCACAGATTCATACGCATCATAAACTAGTAACCTCGCTATTAGCCCCTTCACAGTACAGTCTCGCCATTTGTCACATAATTTGTTCTTACTTCTGTACAGTTTCAGGTTTAAACGTGCTGGGAAAATTATGcttgaaaaagaaataattttagaCATTAAATGATGATTAAAAAGCAAGCATCTATGCTAGTTTTCAGTAGAAATAAAGTAGTCCTCTATCGCGAGGCAACCGGAAAGAACATGCATAAAAAATGgttaaattgcatcgactggTATATTTTTACATACCAACTTGTACAGACATGTTTTCAAACCACCTTCGCTCCAAACAAATACAGCGCAgcgaaaaacagaaaacaaaaacggacGATGCAAAATCTGCCCGAGTCCACTCGGGCAAAAAAACAGCGTACGAAAGCACTTTGCGCGCCCGAGTAAGACATGGGCAAAACTGTGAAGGGATTAATGTCTTTCACGAACATTGTAATAGCAATTGTAGTCAGGAGGTGGTGGAGGAAATGTGCTTGTGTTGCTAGGAACAATGTTAACCAATGTTCTGTTGATCACTAATGATCGGTCATAAGTTCCGGAAGTAACTGGAGACAATGAACCATGTACACAGCTGGATGTTAAATTCAAAGAATTTAAATATCGACCAGAAACACCCTCAGCATCAGTTCCATCTGAAAGGGattgctgcttctgctgctgctgctttatcGTGCAGCCTTCGTTTCATTAGCTGGTGAGCAAAGCAATGTTGATTTCTTTCACCATCTTTACTCTATGCAGCATTTTTGTCAGCGCCTCTTTACTTAGTGGTTGCGTAGAGTACCACACCGGAGAGTCTGGAACGCAGGATCGTTCCGGTTGCAGATAGAATACGTCATTGCGTGTTTTTACGCTCTCGGGGCTGCAACAGAGACAAGCATATACacaatttgatttcatttatAAAACTCGCTCGTTGGCTGACTTTGGTTCTTACCATTTAGATAGATAAAATTCATAAAGTTTCACTGGACACCTCAGCGGattttcttcgttttcttGCTGTTCATAGACTTTTTTCTTTCGCGTATTGTTTGCTACATATAAAAAGAACAATTTACAATCAATAATCAGGAAAAATGACAGGTAAACAACActattttcactttcacttaCCAAGCGACGACTGTGGCGGATAAAAGCGAAGCAAAACGTTCCTTGTCGCCGTTGATTTCGTCCCTTGTTGAGGTGTCCTTTTCCAGTGCTTCATGATATGCGAAAAGCTAAGTTCCATGTGTTCTTCCACGGACTAAAGTGATACACAATTCATAGCATGTTATAAACAATGGAAAAATACGTAATTAAACTGCTCGCTGATACTTACGACCAAATTGAAATGTTTCGTATTGAAAAACATTAGCGTGCTAAGCAATACATGCGGCGAATGTGCTCCAAGCTGTTTGCATTCCCATAGATGCTCTTCCTCCACGCGCGTTACAATAAACTCTGCAAACGACGATGTCAATTGATCACAATTTAGTGCTACGACATGGAAATCATTCGTACAATAGGTACTTACGAGAGTCGTTATAAAGCATGGAGAATTTTTTGGCAACCTCATCCAAACAATCGGTGAACCGCTCATAGTATGGATCggtgaaaatgttttcaacCCTTCTGTTCTGGAACAAATATTGTTGAATTCCTGCAACGATCGAATCAACAATAGCGCATTTGTGAGACACtgacttttttgaaacagcCAAATTGGTAAACTTACCAAGCACGAGATAGTAAATCGTATCCGGAGCGTACTCGGTGCCGTTCGGTTTCCTCACTTCATTTACGAACAAGCATAGCGAGTAATTAAGTTCGTCTGCGGTCAGCTGCAGGATGTCCGATTTGAACGGTTTCCGACGGATAGAACTTTTCTCCAGGTCGGCATTCTTTGTCACTACCCATTGCTTCCAGGCGTTTACTCCGAACGTGTACTTGAGACACATGTTGGCGTCGGGTTTCTCTACCGGCTCTACTACCCGATTCACCGGTTCGGGCGATGGTTCATTCAGCTGTTCTCGCTTGATGCGCTTAGATGTAGGGGTTAAGCTTAACTGTTGCGTGTTGTTATTTACCACAGTGCCGGCGCGCTGTGATACATTCGAGCCGCGCTTGCGACCTCGCTGCACAACAGGTGTGGCGACCTGTCTTTGCTGTTCCAGCAACAgtagctgttgctgttggtggtgatgCTGTTGTAAATCTTCATACccgtggtgctgttgctgctgctgagtgATCGTATTGGCCTGCATAGCCGACTCCAAATCGACCTGAGATTCCGAAAAATCGTTCGACGCCATCTTCAGAGCCATCTGCACAAGATCCTCACTAAATGAAGTGTTATGCTCCATGCCATCGCTTGGCACTACCGTTTCCGTTGTTGTATACTGATCATCACCGACAACGCCACCGTcgtcggaatcggaatcactATCGTCTTTCTTCTTATCTCCCGCCACCATTTCGGCCATCATGAGCAGTTCCGCCTCATAAGGATCGGTGGGCATTTTATCTTGGATCTTCTTGATCTCCTTCATAATGCCATTAGCCGAGTTTCGGGTTGTCGGTACAAACACCGGAACAGGTATTGGCAGCGGAATCGGAACTGGAACTGGCGTCGGCATAGAGTACATGAACATCGGTACAGGCACATAAATCGGCACCGGTATCGGAATCACGAGCTTACGCTGCAGCCAGTCATCTGTTTGACAACCAACATTACACTGAATCGGTCGACAGGAAACGCTCTTGGTCAGCTGTATTGGCTTACACATGGTGGAAGCATTCGCCACTTGCGTTGGAGTTGGTGGGATCGTCACGATCTGGGTGTGCGTTTCGACTTTCGTTACCGTCACCGTGGTCGGTGCGGGCGGAGGAGCAGCTACTGTAGGTTCAGGATCAGAAGCTGGCAAAGAATCCGTTTCGGGCGGTGGCGTGAAAGTGGATGTTTGTGCTGATGTAGTGACAGAGGCATTTTTACTGCTTGAACCTACAGTTGGTGAAGCTGATGACAAGGATATTTCCGTTCGTGCATTGATATTGGGCAGAATACTGCTGAGCGCCACCCTTCCGGAAGGAGGAATATTCGTGAGTGGCTCTAGAGCTACGCGCAGCTCTGGCCAATTTTTTTGATTCAGATTCATCTGACCACCTTTTGAACGTGTGCCTCGATTGTTCATAGCGCCAGCCAGCGAGTGCACTGAGGTGATTACGGGAAGGTTTGATCCGGCGGAACCAATATTGCCATTTTTGCCGCTATTCGTCGAGCTCGCTTGCGTTGCTGTAGATTTCGGTGGACGTCCTCTGGGCCGCGGTGTTGGAGTCGTAATGTTTGGCGTTGATGTGGTATCGGCTGTAGTTCGGGCACTGGTTAGAGCCATTTTTGTTGCACTGACTTGAGCTGCAGTGTTGGAGTGTGAAATCGTGGCCGTAGTTGTAGCTCTTGGAATTCTCTTCGGAATTCCCATGGGGACGGGAATTGAAGGATCGATGGGTTGCGATTTGTTAAACTGGCTCTGGAATTTCATGAGACATTGGTATGTGCAAAATATACGCAAACTCGAATCAGTCATATTTAGCTCGTATTGAGCCGTTCTGACTAGGCGACAGTGATCGCACGGGGTCAGCTTCACGCTTGTGGACACCTCGCAGAGGGTTAAACAATGCAGCGAACAATGTCGTTCCATCGTAGAGGGGCGTAAGATCATGTCAAAAGTATACTTTTTCACCTTACACCAATTGCAGGGCACTATCTCGCGATTTGTTGAAATATACAGATTCAAACACATCTTAGTACAGAACGCCAACGGATCTAGATGAGACGCTTCACCCTGTCTGTAGATGGTGTAGGCTGCGGACGACTTTCGCTCAAAGAAATCCTTGCACATTGCGCACTCATCGGGGTTAACGTTGTTCACAAATTTAAAAGCAGAGAAGCACGGTGTGCTGCAGAAGTAGTGCTCCCGCCCTTCCAGGTGGACGATAACCTTAGTCATCTTTTCGTGATTGCATACAGCGCACACGTGGCGCTTGTGTTTCAGGGTCGGATTCAAGCAAGCCTGGTACATCTTGTGGCAAAGGGTGCTGCAGAAATCCTTCAATACACCTGGTTCGCCGGCACGAGCCACCCGAAACTCATAGCCCTTGTTGTGCTTGGTAATGCTTTGCTGACAGTACGAGCAGGATTTGAGAACCTTTTTATACTCTTCCAAACATCTTGCGCTACAGAACTGGCAAATGCTGAATCCAAACCGTACGCAGAACTTGCCCATACTATTCACAGATACTACCTGTCGGCACTGGACGCAGTGTGATCCGTTCGATGTTTGGTAGGCTCCGAGACATTTTTCATCACAAAATTCCATCGTTTCCCATTGTAACCACCTGCTCGAAAGGATCTGTAGCGTCTTGTGGCATTCGTGACAGGTACGCAGGAACGATGCCTCGCGCTCAATACGGGCTGCTTCGGCTTCTTCTTCCGTGCGAGCAGTAAATTTCACCACTTCAGACGAAGCATTCGCACCGCTCCCAGCACTGCCGCTACCAATAGCGCTTTCTTTGACGAGATTGCGTACCCGTACCGACCGGCGACGATGCAAGCGGAATAGGTCCGGATGTTCCGTCATCAAGAGGTTAACACAATCGCTGCACACGTGCATCTCGTCCTCGTCCTGTTTGAATCCAAACTGGCAAGGTTTCGTGTCACCACACTGTACGCAACGTTTGTCTTCCTCCTGTGCCAGCGATTTTTCCTCGATGTTGTACCGTTTTCGCATCAAACTGTACTTCTCACTATTGATCGCCGTCAAATGTTCGACGCATTTCAAATCACAAAGGTAAGTGTACGTAACATCGTCCAGCTTATAGCGGTACTTGCACAATTGCTGCTCGCCACAGCGGGCGCACGTTTCCTGACGTTCCAGAATGGGCACAATTGTCACTCGACGCTGTATCAGCTCAAACTTACCCGGCTGATCCGTGCGAAGACGCTGAACACAATCGAACGAACAAATGTACTTCTGGGCAGTTTCCTCACTCGCTGCATCGCATGTCAGCATGTACAGACAGGGCGTCGAATCCTTTTTGCACTGCATACATGTTTCCAATTCCACTATTGCTGCAAGCTCTCGAATTTGATTGTCTCTAGTGGGAAGTTCTTCTGTTGAGGTAGAATGTAGATCCACCTCCATCTCCTCCGCCTGCTCCACCGTCGCAGGCTGAGAATCCTGCCCTTCTGCAGCTTCCCGTTCTGCCGGTGGAGTAAACCCGTCAGGTCCTTCTTCCACTTCACCTTCGTGCTCTGCACCCCTCGCTGTAGAACCTTCTGCTCCGACTGCAGCCTCCGCCTCGGCCTCGTCACGCTCAGCTGCCAAGGACTGCTGCTCTGCGGCAGCCTCCTCTTGCTCCATGGCACGTTGATTATCTTCATCGGATATTGCCCTCTCGTCGTCAGGCaataaacaaatgttttcattCTCACCTCCTCTTTCTTCCTCTACGACCGCGTTCGATTCATCTTCCACCGTTTGCTCCTCTTCCACTCCAGTTGTATCTTTTGCCGATTCGTCAACCGTGTTTTCTTCTGCAATACTTGTCGCTGCACTCTGCAGTGTCTCATTCGCACCATGCCCATCGTCGTTTTCACCTTCATCGTTGCCCTTATCCGCCGTATCATTGTCACCACCTTCAGGGTGTTCATCTGGTAGTTCTTGTTTATCAACTCCTTCCATCTCTGTTGCCGTTTCATTTTGGTTATCCTTATCACCATGGCTGATGTCATCAGTTGATGCATGCCGAAGCTGATCGAACGGATCTTCCGCTGTAGAAGGATCAATTGAACGATCTCCTTCGGGCATATCGTCGCCCCTCGTGTGATCACTTTCATCCACATTCGTAACTTCTATGTCCTGCAAGTGAGACGATGTGTTGCTTACATCGTCTAGCGGTTTCACTACTTGCTGCTGGTTTTCATGCTCTTCATCCACTTTCATTGGATCGTCCACGGAAGTAGTGTTAGCAGCTACTGGTCtattcgattccgattctcCAGTCGGATTCTGATGCTGATCCCCTGGCTGATCGGTTTCCATTTCTTCCACAGCGCTGTcatatttttcactttcaccaTCATCTTTATCGTCTTGTTTGCTGCTTACTGGCCGCTCCGTTACCGCCGAAGCTTCCTCCTTTGCTTTTTCGCTATCAGCAGGAACATCTTCTTTCCCAGCATCATCCACGTCCATTCTTTCGCTTACTGCTTCACTCATGACCGGCTCGCTCTGAGCTGCACTAGGTTCAGCATTTGCCCCGTCTGATGCCAATTCTTCAATATTCGGTTTTTCATTCGTCTCTTGAGCTGCCGTCTGCTCAtgctcttcctcttctttgtACACCACTTCCTTAGAGTCCGCTGTagcattttctttttcatcacTCATCACATCGTCGGGTGATTTTTCCTCGTTTTCGGTATCGTCCTTGGCATCCCCAGTTGCAGATTTTGGGTTGGAGTCATTCTCTTCTCGATGTTCTTCTTCCATCTTTTCGTGTTCAGAACTGGTCCAATTCTTGTCCTGAACACAGGTTACTTTCTCGCTAGCGATATCAGCACGATCCCCGGACTAGCCTGCAATCGTAGCATTTAGTTAGCACTTCATGTCTGCgtgaataaatataataatgtgTAGGAAATGTCCGACAAGATCTaacaaaagtgaaaaaaataataggtGTAGTGAAAAGCACATAATCATTAGGAATATTCAAAGGAAAAGGATCAGTATGAATATCACAGAGATGCCAACAGTTCTGGAGGGTGGAGGAAAGAGACAGTCTCCTTTTTGCGTTTGCACATTACGCTGCTCCCACTATAAACTCCCGCCTTTTATGATGCTTAGCAccacgggtttttttttaaacgaaagCTGTCCCAAACTTTCTTCAGTCGATTCCACTTCAAAATTTAGATAGAAAGGGTTTACGGACCGTCGAATTCGGGCGCAAGTTTTCAGCTAACATTCATTGATACTTTTGttaaaactacaaaaaaaaaaccacagcGTGGTGTGCATGTGTTGGGATGTTAAAATTTGTCACCTATTTTCACTGCAATTTCGGTTTATCTTTCGGCCGGTTAATATCACACCGTATTGGGATAGATTCACACAAAGGACTGTGTTATCATTTTACACTGCTGGAGCAAAATATTCTGCAAAATTATACTTTTTCACAAGACGCAAGCCGCCGTCAAAAACAAGCGCGCACCATTTTgttttcgctctctcgctcttgcaAGCTTCGCTTTGGCACCGTAAAATTGATGCTTCGGCTTGACGCGCGCCAAGAAAAACGTAATCATGTTGTCACTCAACTATTATTTTAAGTCGCAACTCATATAATTAATTATTCTCTTTTTGCACTTACTATGCTCTGGTACCGCAGGAAGTAAAGAAACTCTAGCACACAAATTTATCAAGCCCCAACACGATATTTTTCTCTCGAATCCAAGCTTTCTGCTACACCACTGGCCATAGCCGAATGAGTTGAAGACGTGCAAGAAAATTGGGCTGTGGGAGTTTTTAACAATCAAATCAGCGTGATGTGAAGCGTCAGCATTTTATATTCAGGGAGTTATCCTGGAATCATTCAGCATAATAgagttttgaaaattttatgATTCGTTGTTGCTTTcgattcatgaaaaataacaatttattaaaatgattgcaaaataatgaattaacgCGAAACACATGCTGTTGCGGGTTTCCCTTTGATCGAAATGGGTGACCAGTGCTGCCAGATATGTTTTTTAATAGATATTGTGCAGGctgtccccgagatacgctATGAATGCGGATCGAGAAAAATCtgtgtacagtctgttcccgcgATACGTCGTTTATGCGTTCCCGAGGAATCCCCATTAGTCGAATTTTATGTGTTTCGGCTAAAATGTATTTGAGTATTCGGTATTTTGATTAAATGTATTGCTTGTACTCACTTTATTACTTATTTTATACGATTCGGGTAGAAAATTCTGATATTTCTGGCTGTGATCCGTCATATTTAGAAAACCACGTATCTCCGTATCTGCGTAAGTCGAGcatcgcgtaactcgggaacataCTGCATCACCGAATCCGTGTATAACATgtaccgcgtatctcggggactatTTGTATATATTTACGCTGCTGCTGATTGGTGATGCTAGGCGCACGATAAATATTAACCTATTACACCGTTCGTATCATatttgttaaataaattaGGTAGAAAACAAGCAACACTAAATTGAACGAAGCTCTCGTGAATTTCAGCGCTGTGACGTGCTTGCGGCGGACCAATTCTGAAAAAGGTGGAAAGATGCCTCGTCGTTCTTACTCACGTTCCCCGCCACGATCCAAAAAATCAAGCCATAGCGCCAAATCTTCCAGACGCCGATCGAGATCAAAGTCACGAGACTACGATAAGTATCGTAGAAGGGACAGCGACAAAAGCAGACGCCGGGAACGGTCAAAGAGCCGATCCGTAGCATCCTCATCGGCGTATCATCGAGACAAAAAGGCTTCGTATCGTGATAGATCAAGAGATAGAAGATATAGAGACAGAACGCGCAAGAGATCCGCTTCCCGGAACAAGTATCGCGAACGGAAATCTCCTGATCGAGCTCGTTACCGCCGATCGTCCAGCAGCTCTAGCTCTTCATCGGCATCTAGctccagcagtagcagcagcagtagcagcagtagcaaaagTCGCAGCGATAGCGTGTCAAAATCATCTCGTAGCCCTAAAAATCCTTCGCCTCCCGTACAAGTCAACAAAGAAAGTTTGGAAAAAACCTACACTTTTAAGTCATTATCGGACGCGTGCGATGATCCATTGAACAAGGCTACGAAACTAGACGAACTGAATGCCGACGAGTTTGTTCCACAAAGCTTTGTATCCAGTAGAAAGGCAGTGGCCCCTGGGCCTGCAGCAAGCAGCATCGTGATAAACCTGGAGGAACAAACGATAAAAGTGCCCACGAGTGAAAGCACGATACCAGCTGAAGATCCCTTGTTTCACAGTACGGTGGGTAAAATGTTTCATTAATCACTAAAATGCGTATaacaattttacaattattttcaatatttttcagttttttggAAGCGACGACAGTGAGCGGATGGCTCGATGGGTTAAAAAACTCTACCTTCTGCGCCAAACAGTAACCTAAGTGAAATGAGAAACATGATATTTGAAACTACCTAataaatagtattttattCACTAATTGCACATGCACCAAAGCATTTAAAATATGTCCGATCCGGTTTTTCTAGCTTTAATCCATGCTTCTTCTGCTGACTGCATTTCTTCGGCCGACGGTTCCATCGGGCTTCCATCGTCGTTCAACTTTCCGCTCTTCCAATCATCTATGATCTTTTGGGCATACACCGAATTGAACAGATCCTGGCTGGTGAATTCCGACTGCACAACATCAGGAGCTTTGTACGAGACGTATGGCTTGAATTTACATCCTTCCAAGTTGGGGACAATCAGTTCCGGAATCTTTTCCGCTATTTCAACAAAGTTGCCGTCGATTGTTACGCCTGTATCACGCACACCTCGCTTGTCGATTGGCATATCCGGGTAAAGGTCCGGATTGGCAGCACGTTGTTGTTTGAAGATGCGCGTTCCCCGTTTGTTGTACAGCaaaaattttcgaaaattcTTCTTCCCCGACAAGGATGCCGTGGTAGAGATGCCTCGTTTGATGATatgaaacattttgcaaaGGGAAAATCGCCGGTGTGTAATCGTGCACAAATGGACAGAGGTGCTGATGTGCTTGGAACggtgcaaaaaggaaaacatacaTCTGACAGCATCGGAAGCTTGACAGCTTCCAGCACAGAAAAGCAGGGTCTGGCAACACGGTCAAAGTAACGCGAGCGATATTGGTGCGTTGTTTGCATAGCTGAAAACTAAACTTCATTTTAAC
This is a stretch of genomic DNA from Anopheles merus strain MAF chromosome 2R, AmerM5.1, whole genome shotgun sequence. It encodes these proteins:
- the LOC121603417 gene encoding serine/threonine-protein kinase fray2-like, encoding MPRRSYSRSPPRSKKSSHSAKSSRRRSRSKSRDYDKYRRRDSDKSRRRERSKSRSVASSSAYHRDKKASYRDRSRDRRYRDRTRKRSASRNKYRERKSPDRARYRRSSSSSSSSSASSSSSSSSSSSSSKSRSDSVSKSSRSPKNPSPPVQVNKESLEKTYTFKSLSDACDDPLNKATKLDELNADEFVPQSFVSSRKAVAPGPAASSIVINLEEQTIKVPTSESTIPAEDPLFHSTFFGSDDSERMARWVKKLYLLRQTVT
- the LOC121603418 gene encoding 39S ribosomal protein L41, mitochondrial; its protein translation is MFSFLHRSKHISTSVHLCTITHRRFSLCKMFHIIKRGISTTASLSGKKNFRKFLLYNKRGTRIFKQQRAANPDLYPDMPIDKRGVRDTGVTIDGNFVEIAEKIPELIVPNLEGCKFKPYVSYKAPDVVQSEFTSQDLFNSVYAQKIIDDWKSGKLNDDGSPMEPSAEEMQSAEEAWIKARKTGSDIF